The following proteins come from a genomic window of Elusimicrobiota bacterium:
- a CDS encoding alpha/beta hydrolase has protein sequence MRLKKILFLKIPMVFNILVFVVLVVLIWGWFSSSLIMKVTRLALEISPKNFGLKFEDIEFNTTDGIKIYGWFIYAEPKSDRTIIICHGWGANKSDVLPSTMYLLKSGFNLLYFDFRNHGASGGTVSSLGKLESLDLSCAIEYLKKTKPAQSNKIGVYGISMSGAVAILTAATDSRIETVVVDSAFSSFNYIVARYAKLFYKIPKYPFIPITLLFTRLRLGFNPDEFSAIYFVSKISPRPVFFIHGENDDRIPVDECKKLYNLAGEPKEIWIVPNADHMESHSKNPVEYEKKVGSFFVKYL, from the coding sequence ATGCGGCTAAAAAAAATCCTGTTTTTGAAAATCCCGATGGTTTTTAATATCTTGGTTTTTGTTGTTCTGGTAGTATTGATTTGGGGCTGGTTTTCATCATCATTGATAATGAAGGTTACTCGGCTTGCACTTGAGATTAGCCCTAAAAATTTTGGGTTAAAATTTGAAGATATAGAATTTAACACAACTGATGGTATAAAAATCTATGGCTGGTTTATTTACGCTGAACCAAAATCTGATAGGACGATAATCATCTGTCACGGTTGGGGTGCGAATAAATCTGATGTTTTGCCGTCTACGATGTATCTGTTGAAAAGTGGGTTTAATCTGTTGTATTTTGATTTCAGGAATCACGGTGCTAGTGGTGGAACCGTTTCATCACTTGGGAAACTGGAATCGTTAGATTTGTCTTGTGCGATTGAATATCTCAAAAAAACAAAACCAGCACAATCTAATAAAATAGGTGTTTATGGTATTTCAATGAGTGGTGCAGTTGCAATACTTACTGCGGCAACTGATAGTCGTATAGAAACGGTTGTTGTTGATTCAGCATTTTCCAGTTTTAATTATATTGTTGCAAGGTATGCCAAACTTTTTTATAAGATTCCTAAATACCCATTTATACCGATAACATTATTATTTACGAGATTACGACTTGGGTTTAATCCCGACGAATTTTCAGCAATTTATTTTGTTTCTAAAATCTCGCCGCGTCCTGTATTTTTTATTCACGGTGAGAATGACGACCGAATTCCAGTTGACGAATGCAAAAAATTGTATAATCTTGCTGGTGAGCCAAAAGAAATATGGATTGTTCCCAATGCAGACCATATGGAATCACACAGCAAAAATCCGGTTGAATATGAAAAGAAAGTTGGTAGTTTTTTTGTAAAATACTTATGA
- a CDS encoding FeoB small GTPase domain-containing protein: MRKILLMGNPNVGKSVIFSHLTGINVIASNYPGTTVEFTKGYLKISDEKYEVIDVPGTYTLDATSKAKEVAVEMLKEGGRGDIIINIVDSTNLERNLNLTLQILKKKVPTLIVLNFWDETKHTGISIDAKKLEEIFGVTVIPTCAVTGEGLKELVSNLKNAKISNFEYETENKWCVIGNIIEAVQKTFHRHHTFLERLGDLTIKPLTGIPVALIVLVLTFAIVRFLGESLLNNVLDPIFNSYYCFACRISVCHIFKSYIINLPFTNLSVYLQFFYFLYN; encoded by the coding sequence ATCCTAATGTCGGTAAAAGCGTAATTTTTTCTCACCTGACCGGTATAAATGTCATTGCTTCCAATTATCCGGGAACTACGGTTGAATTCACAAAGGGCTATCTGAAAATCAGTGATGAAAAGTACGAGGTTATAGATGTTCCTGGAACATATACGCTTGATGCAACCTCAAAAGCGAAAGAGGTCGCAGTTGAAATGCTCAAAGAAGGTGGGAGAGGAGACATTATAATAAATATCGTTGATTCAACCAATCTTGAAAGGAATCTGAACCTGACCTTGCAAATACTTAAAAAAAAGGTTCCGACACTAATAGTGCTTAATTTCTGGGATGAGACGAAACATACAGGGATTTCCATAGATGCCAAAAAACTTGAAGAAATTTTTGGTGTCACTGTTATTCCGACTTGTGCTGTAACAGGTGAGGGCTTAAAAGAATTGGTCTCAAATTTGAAAAATGCAAAAATCAGCAATTTTGAATACGAAACAGAAAATAAATGGTGCGTTATCGGTAATATCATTGAAGCAGTTCAAAAAACATTTCACAGACATCATACTTTTCTTGAACGGCTTGGCGATTTGACAATAAAGCCATTAACCGGTATCCCTGTTGCATTGATTGTTCTTGTTTTGACATTTGCAATTGTCAGATTCCTCGGTGAAAGTTTGCTGAACAATGTACTTGACCCGATTTTCAATAGTTATTATTGTTTTGCTTGTCGCATTTCTGTCTGCCACATTTTTAAATCTTATATTATAAACCTACCATTTACAAATTTATCTGTTTATTTACAATTTTTTTATTTTTTGTATAATTAG